ATGGAATGAGCAGGTTGTGATCGCAAAAGGCAATCAGATCACCGTGGTGTTAAACGGTGAGACAATCCTTGATGTCGATATCAAAGAAGCAGCCAAGCCAGGCACCATCGATGAAAAAGATCACCCCGGCCTCCTTAATCCCGACGGCTACATTGGCTTTCTTGGCCACGACCATCGCGTTGCGTTTCGCAACATTATGATCAAAGAGCTTTCCTAAACCTACACGTCATGTCATCCATGCTCAAAAAGCTGCTCCTTTTTTCAGCGTGCTGTATCTTCTGGACGCTGACCGCTTTTGCACAGCAACCAACGGCACAGGTGGTCTATAAAGTTGTTGGCCCCGATACCCTGAAGCTGCACGTATTCACGCCGGCCGTCGATACTGCAGGAGCACCCCGGCCGGCCATTGTGTTCTTCTTTGGTGGAGGCTGGGTGAGCGGCAATCCTAAACAGTTTTACCCACATGCCGCCTACTTTGCCTCGCGGGGCATGCTGGCTATTGCAGCAGAGTACCGCATCAAGAACCTGCACAACACAACACCTTATGAAAGCGTAGCTGACGCAAAGTCGGCCATCCGCTGGGTTCGTATGCATGCAGATTCGCTACACGTGGACCCCGACAAAATTGTAGCCGCTGGCGGATCTGCTGGCGGACACATTGCCGCAACAACAGGCGTAATAAATGGCCATGAAGATGGTGCTGACAACCTCTCCATCAGTTCACGGCCGGCAGCCATGATATTGTTTAATCCAGTGCTCGACCTGTCGCCGGTAAAATGGCACGATCGGTTCAATGGGCAGGACCCGCTCAGCATTTCTCCTATTCACCAACTAGACGCAGCCCATCCCCCAACACTCGTCTTTCATGGGACGGCTGACAAAACGGTCCCGTTTTCGCAGGCACGCAGTTTTTGCACAGCCATGAGCCACACAGGCAGCACGTGCCGGCTTATGCAATTTGATGGCATGGACCATGGATTCTTTAATCGGGGCCGGCTTGGCAACAAACCCTATGTCGCCACCGTTCGAGCAGCAGATGAGTTTCTCATCGAACTGGGCATCCTTACCGGTACGCCTACCATCAAATAATCTTCGCGTCTTTTTTGTAGTATGAACGCGCTTATCAAGCTTTCAGATATTATCGCCGGCACAGGCGCGATGCTCATTGCCCTCCTGTATATCGCGCCACCGCCTGAATGGATGGGTACGCGCTATATCTTGATCGCAACGGCGTTGGTGGGGCTCTATTCAGGATGGCACGTTGCCCGTGAGCGGCACTGGATCATGAAGATTTTTTTATACGCCGGCATGATGGTCCTTTGTATACTTGTTGTAGACCTTGTCTTGCAAACCGCCTTAAAGCTAATTGCATTGTAATTTCCCCCAGCATCTCCCCGATTATGATAGAAGTTGCCCCTGGTGTTGAAGGCCTTATTTTTGACTGTGATGGTACCCTCGTTGATAGCATGCCTATCCATTGGGAGTGCTGGCACGGTACCTTTGCCAAATTTGGTGCTACCTGCCCTCCGGAATTCCTTGATCGCTTGAAAGGTGTTCCAACCCACGGCATTATTGCGCAGTTCAATGAAGCCTTCGGATATGATTTTGACGTGGCCGAATTTACAGAAGCCAAAGAAAACCTGGCAAAAGAGAAATTACTGCACGTCAAGGAAATTGAACCAGTGACTGCGCTGGTGTACAAGTACCACAACAAGATTCCGATGGCAGTAGCTTCGGGTGGTCCCTTCGAAACCGTCAAGCTTTCGCTCGACGTGACCGGACTTTCAAAATACTTTGAAGTCTATATCACCGCAGATGACCCCGTCGCCCCCAAGCCCTCCCCCGATATTTTTCTGGAAGCTGCACGCCGTATTGGCGTGGCGCCGGAAAAGTGCCAGGTATTTGAAGATGCAGATATGGGCGTTAAAGCTGCAGTTGACGCCGGCATGGTGATCACCGACGTACGGGACTACCTTTAGCCACTGATTGGCCACAGGGCCTGGTGCAGCTTCATACCGAGCCATACCAACAACAGGCCGGCTGCCACGCTGCCAAATACGTTGAGCAACAGCAGTTCAACCCGTCCACTCTGCCACAACAAGACCGACTCCATACTAAAGGTGGAAAAGGTTGTGAGAGAACCCAAAAAGCCTGTCAGCACAAACAACTGAACAGGCACAGACACATTTCCTGTTTTCAAAAAAGGAACGAGGAAGCCAATTAAAAGGCAGCCTAGCAAGTTGACCGTCCAGGTTGCTACCGGGGCCGGCCCATCCACAAAGCGTTGCACTGCCAACGCCACGCCGTACCGCATCATGGCCCCCACGGCACCCCCAAGCGCTACTGCCATAAATTGCACCATAACAAAAACCTCTACAACTCCAAAAAAGTGAATGCAGGCAACCTGCTGTCTGTTGCATCAAGCGGGTGTTCTGCCGTAACATGCGGCCATCCCCCAAGTTATCGTTTCATTCGAATAAAATGAAGTTAATCCGCTACGGCCTGCCCGGCCAAGAAAAACCCGGCATCCAACTCGAAGATGGCACCCGCCTCGACACCAGCCACCTTACGGCTGATTACAATGAAGCTTTTTTTGAAGCTGGCGGCCTGGACCAAATCCAGGCGTGGCTAGACGCCAGCGCAGCCGGTCAACAGGTCATTTCCGGTGAAACCCGGCTGGGGTCTCCCCTCGCCCGCCCAAGCAAAATTGTATGTATTGGCCTGAATTACAGCGATCATGCCAAAGAAGCCGGCCTCGATCCACCCAAAGAACCCGTTGTCTTCTTCAAAGCTACTTCCGCCATTGTTGGCCCCAATGACGACCTCGTCATCCCCAAAGGCAGTGAAGCAACCGACTGGGAAGTGGAGCTTGGCATTGTTATTGGCAAACGGACTTCTTACGTCAGCGAGGCGGATGCACTGGACTATGTAGCCGGCTACGTGCTTCACAACGATTACAGCGAGCGAGACTACCAGATCCGACGCGGCGGGCAGTGGGTGAAAGGCAAAAGCTGCGATACGTTTGCTCCCCTGGGCCCCTTTGTTGCCACCAAAGATGAAATCAAAAACGTGCACGATCTCGGGATGTGGCTCAAAGTAAATGGCGAGTTCAAGCAGCAGGGCAACACAGCCAATATGATTTTCAACGTCCCGACCGTTGTAAGCTATGTAAGCCAGTTTATGACCCTGCTTCCGGGCGATGTGATTTCTACGGGTACACCGGCGGGCGTGGGCCTCGGATTCGATCCGCCACAGTACCTGGCCGCTGGCGATGTTGTCACGCTTGGCATCGACGGACTGGGCAGTTCAACCCAAAAAGCGGTAGCTTACGGCTGAGTTATTCGGACCTAAACCACCTGTCCCGTGCAAGAGATCGAGCAAGAAAACACTGCGCAAGAGCATATTGCCCAGCCGCCAAAAACGTTTGGCCAAACCCTCCGCAACCTGGGGCCCGGCATCATCATCGCCGGATCCATTGTTGGTTCGGGTGAGTTGATTGCCACAACCAAAGTTGGCGCAGAGGCCGGCTTCTGGCTGCTCTGGCTGATTATCGTGGGTTGCGTGATTAAGGTCTTTGCGCAGATCGAAATGGGCCGCTACACCATTACCTGGAATGAAACACCCCTGGAGGCCTTAAACAAGGTGCCGGGTCCGCGCTACAAGGTAAACTGGATTGTGTGGTACTGGACCATCATGACGTTGCTCATCATCTCCCAGCAAGGCGGGATTGTGGGTGGTGTAGGCCAGGCTTTAGCCATCACCACGCCGTTAACCGAGCAAGGCGAAGTGTTTAATGCGCTGCAGGATCAGATGGTGAAAACACAGGTCGAAATTGCCATTACCGAGGCAAATGGGGGCGTTGTGAGCGGTGCGCTACAGGAACAGTTGAGCAGCCTCTCTGGCCAACTGCAAGCCATGCCTGAACCGAAAGATGCCTACCTTTGGGCATCAATCATGGCAGTGCTTACATCCGGACTGATGTTGATTGGACATTATGGTCTGATACAGAGCGTAACGATGGTCCTTGTGGGGCTGTTTACGCTGATTACGATCATTACGCTCGCTGTTTTGCAATTCACAGATTGGGGGGTAACGGGATCCGAATTTGCCACTGGTTTGAAATTCAACCTCCCCCCTGTGGAGTCGAGTAGCATCATCAACCCCATGACAACTGCGTTGGCTGCTTTTGGCATCATCGGCATGGGGTCCGGGGAATTGTTGATGTACCCTTACTGGTGCCTTGAAAAGGGGTACGCTAAATTTACCGGCAAACGCGATGGCACAGCAGCATGGACTGCGCGCGCAAAAGGCTGGTTTCGCGTTCTCAAAATAGACGCCTGGGCGTCGATGGGCGTGTATACCTTTACTACGGTTGTGTTTTACCTGCTCGGCGCAGCCGTGCTGTGGCGGGTTGGCCTCAATCCGGCGCGTGGTGATATGATCAGGACGTTGTCCGAAATGTATGTGCCCGTCTTCGGGTCTTGGGCGCAGGGCGTCTTCCTCTTTGGTGCTTTTGCCGTGTTATACTCCACATTTTTTGTGGTAGCTGCCGGCTACAGCCGCATGGTCGCCGATGCGTTTGGCCTCTTTGGATTCCACGATGGCACGGAAGCAACGCGCCTGAAATGGACGCGGGTCATCAGTATGATTTGGCCGTTGATGGCGTTGGCTACCTATCTGTTTGTCAAAGCCCCCGTCGCCATGATCCTCGCAAGCGGGGTTGCCCAGGCGGTTATGCTGCCCATGCTGGGCGTTGCGGTGCTTTATTTCAGGTATAAGCGTAGTGATCCGGAATTGTTAACCGGTCGCACGTGGGATGTGCTGCTGTGGCTGTCCAGTATCGGCCTGTTCATCGCCGGCTGCTGGTCGCTGTACAGCACGCTGGCAGGATGAGGTTGAAGAAGGCCGTGCTCCACCCCTGGTCATACCCAACTTGATTGGGTATCCACCCGGATGGCAAAAGCCAACAGGACACATCCAGCAGCGATTAGTATTCCTGTGGATCCCCAGTCAAGCTGAGGATGACGGTTCGCCTGTCGTGTGGAAGCAGAGGTGTCAATGCTGAGCCATTAAATAACAGCCTCTCAATCAACAACCGCCAGCCCTTTTTCCTGTAGATACACCTCACCGCGGCCTTTGATGTTTTCATCCCAGTACTGCATCCAGGTTGGGCCCTCGCTTACAAGGCGCTCCCAATCGAGTTGCATAGGGCGGATATCGGTGCCGGTTACCCAGTCAGGCAGGGCCGCAGGGTCGAGGTCTTTTCTCGTGGGAATACGGAAATAGGCATTCGATTGTAGCGTCATGGCTTCTTTTGAGGTAGCCATTTCATAAAACTGCCGGGCCCGATTCAGGTTGGGACCATTTTTCACAAGCGCAATCCCATCGGTAAGTACCGGTGTACCACTTGCCGGAATGAGCCAGCCAAACGGGTAACCGTTGTCATTTTGCTGCAGGAAAATATCCGGCATATTCCACAACGATACATCACCTTCCTCTCGCGCAAGTTTCAGGTACAGCTGGGTAGGATCAGCAGCGTAGGTCTTGGTATTCATGTCCAGTCGTGCGAGCCAGGCATAGCCTTCTTCCACAGTATCAAACCGCATAATCATAGCACCAAAAATGGTGCGCATGGTAGCAGAAGCAAGCGGGTAGCGAATCAGAATTCTATCCCGCCATTGCGGATCGAGGAGGTCGTCCCAATCTTTGGGCAAGTCGGCATCCGTTGGCAGGGTGCGGCTATTAAAAGCAATCACTTCGGGGGTCAGGAAAGTGCCATACCACATGTTTTCCGGATGATGGGTACTGGCATCAACAGTATCAGCCCAGGTAGGGCGATACGCTTCGAGCAGGCCTTCGCGGGCTGCGCGATCAAAAGCCGTGCTGGCACCGCCCCACCAGATGCTGGCCTGCGGTCGTTCCCGTTCTGTGCGGATACGGTCGTATGCATTTTGTCCACCCATATCGATCCATTGAACATCTACATCCGGATGGGCTTCCTCAAACACCTCTTCAAAAGCCGTAAGCATTTCTTTGCCGTGCGGCGAGTAAATGATCAGGGCTTCTTTTTCAGGGCCGCTAGCACAACCGGCAATCACAAGAAGAATACAGAACAACAAAACCTGGCGCTGGCCAGAGAAAGACGCACGTGACATCATCGGGTACGGATAAATCCTGAAGGTGGGAAACGGTGGCTCGCAAGCAGCTTACCGGACCAATTGGGACGTTGATACGCCACGCGGGGATTGAGGTTCGAATGCCGAATGCCGAATGCCGAATGCCGAATGCCGAATGCCGAATGCCGAATGCCGAATGCCGTATAAAGGTAATCCGTTCGACATTCGAAATTTTTGGTGGACGTCCAGCACACTAAATTGCTAATAACGAACTGAACTTTGACAGCTACTATTTTTTCTGAACACCCCTGACTCGGTATTCGAAATTCAAAGCTCGTCGTGTGTCACCCCACGAGCCGCAGCTTCGCAAACTTCAGCGCGAGTTTTTTCTGGCCCACAGACTTAAAGAAAACTGTTGCCTTCAGATGCTGCCCATTGCCTTCCATTGCGAGTACTTTGCCCTGCCCGAACGTCTCGTGTTCAACCACGGCACCCGGGACGATCTGCCCTTCCCCTTCGTCATACACCACACGCCGGCCACTTGGTGGGTCAACCTTTACCGTTCTTGTTTTACGCTTGCCGGCCGACGGACTCAGGCTCTGCTTATAATAATCCGGCGCCATGTTTTCGTAGGAAAACGTATTCCCACTGCCTACGCTAAAACGACCAGGCTTTTGCTCAAACTGTTTCCCGCCTTCCGTTTTGATGACGGAGGTGTCAATTTCTTCGAGGAAGCGGCTTCGAATACACGACTGGTGTTCGCCATACCGGAAACGAGAACGCGCGCTTGAAATGACGAGGTGTGATTTGGCCCGGGTAACGCCTACATAAAACAAGCGGCGCTCTTCCTCAAGGTCCTTGCGGTCCTGCGAAGCATTGGCAAGGGGAAACAACCCTTCTTCGAGGCCGGCAATAAAGACTACCTGAAACTCAAGGCCTTTCGAGGCATGCAGCGTCATGAGGGTAACCCGGTCGTCATTGCCTTCATCAGCATCCTGATCGGTGAAGAGCGATACCTGCTGCAAAAACTCGCTCAGCGAACCGTTGCTGCCTTCCTGTTGCCGAAATTCTGCAATCGCTGAAATCATCTCCTGCACGTTCTCCCACCGCACCAGCCCTTCTTGCGTGCCCTCGTCTCGCAGGTTGGCAAAGATACCCGATTCCTTGATCAATTCGCGTGCGATGTCGTCTGCCGGCTGGGTATCCATGATCGCGCGGTAATCTTCGATCATCTTGGCAAATTTGGATATCTGCCCTTTGGCTCGGGCTGAGAGCCCGGTTTGGTCGAGCGCATGCATCACATCCCACAACGGCATGCCCGTGTTTTCTACATACCCAAAGAGCTGGCTTTGCGTTTTTGCGCCAATACCACGCGTTGGATAATTGATTACCCGGCGTAAGCTTGCCACGTCGTTGGGGTTTACCAGCAGGCGTAAATAGGCAAGCACATCCTTGATCTCACGACGCTGGTAAAACGACACGCCACCAACGACACGGTACGGGATATTGCCACGCCGTAGTGCATCTTCAAACGAGCGGCTTTGTGCATTGGTACGGTAAAGGACGGCAAAGTCGCGGTAGTAGTAAGACGTCCGAACTTCCAGGTCGCGGATGCGGCGTTCAATTTTCTGGGCTTCGTCGCGCTCGGAGATGGCTTCCATCAATACAATGGGTTCACCTTCGGCGTTTTCAGTCCAGAGCGATTTATCCAGCTGGTCTTCATTGTGCCCGATGATAGAGTCGGCCAGCTTCAGGATTTTCTGCGTCGAACGGTAGCTTTGCTCGAGACGAATGGTGACGGCTTCGGGGTAGTCGCGCTGGAAAGAAAGGATGTTGGCGATGTCGGCTCCGCGAAACGCGTAAATACTCTGTGCATCATCCCCAACCACACAAATATTCTTGTGTTTATTCGCCAGCAGCTTGGTCAGCAAGTACTGCGCGTGGTTGGTATCCTGGTACTCATCGATGTGGATGTACTTCCAGCGATCCTGGTACTTTTCGAGAATCTCCGGGTTTTGCTGGAAAAGCTCGATGGGTTTGATGAGCAGGTCGTCAAAGTCGAGTGCGTTGGCTTTGCGCAAGATTTCCTGGTACGGCTTGTAGACGCGGGCTGCCTGCTCTTGCATCCGCGTAGACGCCATGCGGTGGTATTCATCGGGCGATACCATCTGGTTTTTGGCGCTCGAAATGTGGGAGCGCATCGCGCGGGGACTAAACTGTTTGACATCGATATTGTACGACGACATCACGTTGCGCATCACGCGCTCGCTGTCTTCGGTATCGTAGATGGAAAAGTCGCGCGTAAACCCGAGCGCTTCAGCCTCAACCCGCAGCATGCGCGCAAAGATCGAGTGGAACGTACCCATCCACATCCCCCGCGCGGCATCCTCGCCCACCAGTTCTTCCACGCGCTCGCGCATTTCACGCGCCGCCTTGTTGGTGAACGTGAGCGAGAGGACTTGATAAGGCCGTGCAAGGCCTTTTGCGAGCAGGTAGGCAATCCGGTGCGTAAGCGTACGCGTTTTGCCAGAGCCTGGGCCGGCGACTATCATCACAGGCCCTTCCGTTGCCTTGACGGCGTCCTGCTGAACCGGGTTCAATCCTTGCAAAATCTTGTCAGCATCTACTGAAATTCGAGGCGGATTGGATTCGTCAAAGTTGAGATGGAACTGCCGCATGCGTCCTTAGAGAGATTTACCGTTGCAAGGAAGAAAGGGAAGATACCAACCCGCACTTTGTGTTACCGTTCCTTATATGTGAAGAATATGTATCAAAAGACAGGTTAGCGGATAATTACATACCTTGGAGGGCACCTTTTTGCTGAGAAATGGTATCTTCTTCAGCTATGTCCCCCCCCAGTATTCCATCCAGCAACACGCCGAATACTGTTGCGCAACGGTTTTATGGATTTGATAATGCGGACACCAGAAGACGTGCCCCGTAACGAACGAGGCACGCCTTATTTGATATTCTGTTCACGAACAAATATCATCTAAAAAAGCGACGATGGAGTGTTTATTACGATTTTGTCGCGTGCAGGAAAAGGTTCACGCCTTCAGGCTCCTTGCCGATGCTAATGTTCTGGTCTGGCACACCACAATCTAGCGCGAGCTGCCGTAAATCATCGGGACTGCGGTGGTGTAGCTCCCATTCCATTAGCACTTCCATGTAGGACTGGTCAGGATTGTCCGTAGAGAAGTTGCCGACCACAAGCTGTCCCCCAGGTTCAGTGAAGTCGTAAAGACGCTTTAGTAAGAATTTGAACCGGCGGTCGTCAAAGTAATCAAATAGGCCGGCAGACCAAACCAGCGGGAATTTTTTCTCTGTTGAATAGCGGAATGCATTCGCCTGAACAAATTCAATTGCATCTATGTGTTCATAGCACAACGCCTTCGCATACTGGATGGCTGTTTTATCGTATTCCACACACGTAAAACGGACGCGCTCATCCGTAGCAAAAGAGAGGTATTCAAATACATCACGTGCCGGACCACTTGCGATGTTTAACACCGCTACAGATTCAGCACTGGCTCCGCGCTTAATAAGTGTGCTCAGCAAATTCAGAAAGTAGGTCTTTCTATTCCTTACTGCCTTGGCTGCATGAGTATTGAGCAGAAAATTATCCCAGTTGATTAACTCAGGGTCAGTTGTCAACGAGCGCTGATATACACGATCGATTACTTCAAAATCCCCCGCATAACCACGTGGTTTGACTAAACTAATTCCTTGCAATGTTTTGGTAGAGAGCGCATCTCCAAAAACGTTGTGTATTTCTTTCTTGTCGTCTTCGGATAGCATACCTTTTTCAACGTCAGCAGCAAGTTCTCTTAACCAAGCACTAAACGCCTTAAACTCAGAGGGTGTGGGTCCACCCTTCCTTACCCATCGGGTTGCGGAAGTAATATGTTTATTCATTTTGTTGAACTAACCTGGGAGTGATTGCAGTTAATATTCTAATTCAATAGGCGAATAAAACATGCAATACCGACAGGCATGTGCTAAAATTACAGCACTAAAAAACCTAAGATCTCTAAACGTCGGTAATGGTGATGTTTTTGTCGCCTGACTGCACACAGGTAGATCAATTCGCTTGCGTTTCCGGCGGTA
The genomic region above belongs to Bacteroidota bacterium and contains:
- a CDS encoding alpha/beta hydrolase → MSSMLKKLLLFSACCIFWTLTAFAQQPTAQVVYKVVGPDTLKLHVFTPAVDTAGAPRPAIVFFFGGGWVSGNPKQFYPHAAYFASRGMLAIAAEYRIKNLHNTTPYESVADAKSAIRWVRMHADSLHVDPDKIVAAGGSAGGHIAATTGVINGHEDGADNLSISSRPAAMILFNPVLDLSPVKWHDRFNGQDPLSISPIHQLDAAHPPTLVFHGTADKTVPFSQARSFCTAMSHTGSTCRLMQFDGMDHGFFNRGRLGNKPYVATVRAADEFLIELGILTGTPTIK
- a CDS encoding HAD family phosphatase; translation: MIEVAPGVEGLIFDCDGTLVDSMPIHWECWHGTFAKFGATCPPEFLDRLKGVPTHGIIAQFNEAFGYDFDVAEFTEAKENLAKEKLLHVKEIEPVTALVYKYHNKIPMAVASGGPFETVKLSLDVTGLSKYFEVYITADDPVAPKPSPDIFLEAARRIGVAPEKCQVFEDADMGVKAAVDAGMVITDVRDYL
- the crcB gene encoding fluoride efflux transporter CrcB; translation: MAVALGGAVGAMMRYGVALAVQRFVDGPAPVATWTVNLLGCLLIGFLVPFLKTGNVSVPVQLFVLTGFLGSLTTFSTFSMESVLLWQSGRVELLLLNVFGSVAAGLLLVWLGMKLHQALWPISG
- a CDS encoding fumarylacetoacetate hydrolase family protein, with product MKLIRYGLPGQEKPGIQLEDGTRLDTSHLTADYNEAFFEAGGLDQIQAWLDASAAGQQVISGETRLGSPLARPSKIVCIGLNYSDHAKEAGLDPPKEPVVFFKATSAIVGPNDDLVIPKGSEATDWEVELGIVIGKRTSYVSEADALDYVAGYVLHNDYSERDYQIRRGGQWVKGKSCDTFAPLGPFVATKDEIKNVHDLGMWLKVNGEFKQQGNTANMIFNVPTVVSYVSQFMTLLPGDVISTGTPAGVGLGFDPPQYLAAGDVVTLGIDGLGSSTQKAVAYG
- a CDS encoding Nramp family divalent metal transporter gives rise to the protein MQEIEQENTAQEHIAQPPKTFGQTLRNLGPGIIIAGSIVGSGELIATTKVGAEAGFWLLWLIIVGCVIKVFAQIEMGRYTITWNETPLEALNKVPGPRYKVNWIVWYWTIMTLLIISQQGGIVGGVGQALAITTPLTEQGEVFNALQDQMVKTQVEIAITEANGGVVSGALQEQLSSLSGQLQAMPEPKDAYLWASIMAVLTSGLMLIGHYGLIQSVTMVLVGLFTLITIITLAVLQFTDWGVTGSEFATGLKFNLPPVESSSIINPMTTALAAFGIIGMGSGELLMYPYWCLEKGYAKFTGKRDGTAAWTARAKGWFRVLKIDAWASMGVYTFTTVVFYLLGAAVLWRVGLNPARGDMIRTLSEMYVPVFGSWAQGVFLFGAFAVLYSTFFVVAAGYSRMVADAFGLFGFHDGTEATRLKWTRVISMIWPLMALATYLFVKAPVAMILASGVAQAVMLPMLGVAVLYFRYKRSDPELLTGRTWDVLLWLSSIGLFIAGCWSLYSTLAG
- a CDS encoding extracellular solute-binding protein, which translates into the protein MMSRASFSGQRQVLLFCILLVIAGCASGPEKEALIIYSPHGKEMLTAFEEVFEEAHPDVDVQWIDMGGQNAYDRIRTERERPQASIWWGGASTAFDRAAREGLLEAYRPTWADTVDASTHHPENMWYGTFLTPEVIAFNSRTLPTDADLPKDWDDLLDPQWRDRILIRYPLASATMRTIFGAMIMRFDTVEEGYAWLARLDMNTKTYAADPTQLYLKLAREEGDVSLWNMPDIFLQQNDNGYPFGWLIPASGTPVLTDGIALVKNGPNLNRARQFYEMATSKEAMTLQSNAYFRIPTRKDLDPAALPDWVTGTDIRPMQLDWERLVSEGPTWMQYWDENIKGRGEVYLQEKGLAVVD
- a CDS encoding UvrD-helicase domain-containing protein, producing MRQFHLNFDESNPPRISVDADKILQGLNPVQQDAVKATEGPVMIVAGPGSGKTRTLTHRIAYLLAKGLARPYQVLSLTFTNKAAREMRERVEELVGEDAARGMWMGTFHSIFARMLRVEAEALGFTRDFSIYDTEDSERVMRNVMSSYNIDVKQFSPRAMRSHISSAKNQMVSPDEYHRMASTRMQEQAARVYKPYQEILRKANALDFDDLLIKPIELFQQNPEILEKYQDRWKYIHIDEYQDTNHAQYLLTKLLANKHKNICVVGDDAQSIYAFRGADIANILSFQRDYPEAVTIRLEQSYRSTQKILKLADSIIGHNEDQLDKSLWTENAEGEPIVLMEAISERDEAQKIERRIRDLEVRTSYYYRDFAVLYRTNAQSRSFEDALRRGNIPYRVVGGVSFYQRREIKDVLAYLRLLVNPNDVASLRRVINYPTRGIGAKTQSQLFGYVENTGMPLWDVMHALDQTGLSARAKGQISKFAKMIEDYRAIMDTQPADDIARELIKESGIFANLRDEGTQEGLVRWENVQEMISAIAEFRQQEGSNGSLSEFLQQVSLFTDQDADEGNDDRVTLMTLHASKGLEFQVVFIAGLEEGLFPLANASQDRKDLEEERRLFYVGVTRAKSHLVISSARSRFRYGEHQSCIRSRFLEEIDTSVIKTEGGKQFEQKPGRFSVGSGNTFSYENMAPDYYKQSLSPSAGKRKTRTVKVDPPSGRRVVYDEGEGQIVPGAVVEHETFGQGKVLAMEGNGQHLKATVFFKSVGQKKLALKFAKLRLVG
- a CDS encoding class I SAM-dependent methyltransferase; its protein translation is MLSEDDKKEIHNVFGDALSTKTLQGISLVKPRGYAGDFEVIDRVYQRSLTTDPELINWDNFLLNTHAAKAVRNRKTYFLNLLSTLIKRGASAESVAVLNIASGPARDVFEYLSFATDERVRFTCVEYDKTAIQYAKALCYEHIDAIEFVQANAFRYSTEKKFPLVWSAGLFDYFDDRRFKFLLKRLYDFTEPGGQLVVGNFSTDNPDQSYMEVLMEWELHHRSPDDLRQLALDCGVPDQNISIGKEPEGVNLFLHATKS